In Mycobacterium tuberculosis H37Rv, a single window of DNA contains:
- the PPE38 gene encoding PPE family protein PPE38 (Member of the Mycobacterium tuberculosis PPE protein family), producing the protein MILDFSWLPPEINSARIYAGAGSGPLFMAAAAWEGLAADLRASASSFDAVIAGLAAGPWSGPASVAMAGAAAPYVGWLSAAAGQAELSAGQATAAATAFEAALAATVHPAAVTANRVLLGALVATNILGQNTPAIAATEFDYVEMWAQDVGAMVGYHAGAAAVAETLTPFSVPPLDLAGLASQAGAQLTGMATSVSAALSPIAEGAVEGVPAVVAAAQSVAAGLPVDAALQVGQAAAYPASMLIGPMMQLAQMGTTANTAGLAGAEAAGLAAADVPTFAGDIASGTGLGGAGGLGAGMSAELGKARLVGAMSVPPTWEGSVPARMASSAMAGLGAMPAEVPAAGGPMGMMPMPMGMGGAGAGMPAGMMGRGGANPHVVQARPSVVPRVGIG; encoded by the coding sequence ATGATTTTGGATTTTTCGTGGTTGCCGCCGGAGATCAACTCGGCGCGGATCTATGCCGGTGCGGGGTCGGGGCCGTTGTTTATGGCGGCGGCGGCGTGGGAGGGGTTGGCTGCGGATTTGCGGGCCTCGGCGTCCTCGTTTGATGCGGTGATCGCCGGGTTGGCGGCTGGGCCGTGGTCGGGTCCGGCGTCGGTGGCGATGGCGGGGGCGGCGGCGCCGTATGTGGGGTGGTTGAGTGCGGCGGCCGGGCAGGCGGAGTTGTCGGCTGGTCAGGCTACCGCGGCGGCGACGGCGTTTGAGGCGGCGTTGGCGGCCACGGTGCATCCGGCGGCGGTGACGGCGAATCGGGTGTTGTTGGGGGCGTTGGTGGCGACGAACATTTTGGGTCAGAACACGCCGGCGATTGCGGCCACTGAGTTCGATTATGTGGAGATGTGGGCTCAGGACGTGGGTGCGATGGTGGGGTATCACGCGGGGGCGGCGGCGGTGGCTGAGACGTTGACGCCGTTTAGTGTGCCGCCGCTGGATTTGGCGGGGTTGGCTTCCCAGGCCGGTGCGCAGTTGACCGGGATGGCGACGTCGGTTTCGGCTGCGTTGTCTCCGATCGCGGAGGGTGCGGTGGAGGGGGTGCCGGCTGTGGTGGCTGCGGCGCAGTCGGTGGCGGCGGGGTTGCCGGTGGATGCGGCGCTGCAGGTGGGGCAGGCCGCGGCGTATCCGGCCAGTATGTTGATTGGGCCGATGATGCAGTTGGCGCAGATGGGGACTACGGCCAACACGGCTGGGTTGGCCGGTGCGGAGGCTGCGGGGTTGGCTGCGGCGGATGTGCCGACGTTTGCCGGTGATATCGCTTCGGGGACGGGCCTAGGTGGTGCCGGTGGTCTGGGTGCGGGGATGTCGGCGGAGTTGGGTAAGGCGCGGTTGGTGGGGGCGATGTCGGTGCCTCCGACCTGGGAGGGGTCGGTTCCTGCGCGGATGGCCAGTTCGGCGATGGCGGGTTTGGGGGCTATGCCTGCTGAGGTGCCGGCGGCAGGCGGGCCCATGGGGATGATGCCGATGCCGATGGGTATGGGGGGTGCTGGGGCGGGTATGCCGGCCGGGATGATGGGCCGCGGTGGCGCAAATCCGCATGTGGTGCAGGCTCGGCCCAGTGTGGTGCCGCGGGTCGGGATCGGATAG
- the plcA gene encoding membrane-associated phospholipase A: MSRREFLTKLTGAGAAAFLMDWAAPVIEKAYGAGPCPGHLTDIEHIVLLMQENRSFDHYFGTLSSTNGFNAASPAFQQMGWNPMTQALDPAGVTIPFRLDTTRGPFLDGECVNDPEHQWVGMHLAWNGGANDNWLPAQATTRAGPYVPLTMGYYTRQDIPIHYLLADTFTICDGYHCSLLTGTLPNRLYWLSANIDPAGTDGGPQLVEPGFLPLQQFSWRIMPENLEDAGVSWKVYQNKGLGRFINTPISNNGLVQAFRQAADPRSNLARYGIAPTYPGDFAADVRANRLPKVSWLVPNILQSEHPALPVALGAVSMVTALRILLSNPAVWEKTALIVSYDENGGFFDHVTPPTAPPGTPGEFVTVPNIDAVPGSGGIRGPLGLGFRVPCIVISPYSRGPLMVSDTFDHTSQLKLIRARFGVPVPNMTAWRDGVVGDMTSAFNFATPPNSTRPNLSHPLLGALPKLPQCIPNVVLGTTDGALPSIPYRVPYPQVMPTQETTPVRGTPSGLCS, from the coding sequence ATGTCACGTCGAGAGTTTTTGACAAAGCTCACTGGCGCAGGCGCAGCGGCATTCCTGATGGACTGGGCTGCACCGGTGATTGAAAAGGCCTACGGCGCCGGGCCTTGTCCCGGACATTTGACCGACATCGAGCATATCGTGTTGCTGATGCAGGAGAACCGGTCATTCGACCACTATTTCGGAACGCTTTCCAGCACCAATGGGTTCAACGCCGCGTCGCCGGCATTCCAACAAATGGGTTGGAACCCCATGACGCAGGCGTTGGACCCCGCCGGGGTCACCATTCCGTTCCGCTTGGACACCACCCGAGGCCCCTTCCTGGACGGCGAGTGCGTCAACGACCCCGAGCACCAGTGGGTGGGGATGCACCTGGCCTGGAACGGTGGTGCCAACGACAACTGGCTGCCGGCGCAGGCGACCACCCGCGCAGGACCATATGTCCCTTTGACCATGGGTTACTACACGCGCCAAGACATCCCGATCCACTATCTGCTGGCCGACACGTTCACCATCTGCGACGGCTACCATTGCTCGCTGCTGACGGGCACCCTGCCCAACCGGCTCTACTGGTTGAGCGCCAACATCGACCCCGCCGGCACCGACGGGGGACCCCAATTGGTAGAGCCGGGCTTCCTGCCGCTGCAGCAATTCAGTTGGCGCATCATGCCGGAAAACCTCGAAGATGCCGGGGTCAGCTGGAAGGTGTACCAGAACAAGGGCCTCGGGCGATTCATCAACACGCCCATCAGCAATAACGGGCTGGTGCAGGCCTTCCGCCAGGCAGCTGATCCGAGGTCGAACTTGGCCCGCTACGGTATCGCCCCGACCTACCCTGGGGACTTCGCTGCCGACGTCAGGGCCAACCGGCTACCCAAGGTCTCCTGGTTAGTTCCCAACATCCTGCAGTCCGAACACCCCGCCCTGCCGGTAGCGCTTGGCGCGGTGTCCATGGTGACCGCGCTGCGGATCTTGCTGTCCAATCCCGCGGTGTGGGAAAAGACCGCACTTATCGTCAGCTATGACGAGAACGGCGGCTTCTTCGACCACGTCACGCCCCCCACGGCACCGCCCGGGACACCCGGCGAATTCGTCACGGTGCCCAACATCGACGCAGTACCCGGGTCCGGTGGCATTCGTGGTCCGCTCGGTCTGGGTTTTCGCGTTCCCTGCATTGTCATTTCGCCGTACAGCCGCGGCCCGCTGATGGTCTCCGACACGTTCGACCACACCTCGCAATTGAAGTTGATTCGCGCCCGGTTCGGCGTGCCGGTTCCCAACATGACCGCCTGGCGCGACGGCGTGGTTGGCGACATGACCTCAGCGTTCAACTTTGCGACTCCACCGAATTCGACCAGACCCAACTTGAGCCACCCGTTGCTGGGAGCGCTGCCGAAGCTGCCGCAGTGCATCCCTAACGTGGTGTTGGGAACCACCGACGGCGCGTTGCCGAGCATTCCCTATCGGGTGCCCTATCCGCAGGTGATGCCAACTCAGGAAACCACACCCGTCCGCGGGACTCCCAGCGGGCTGTGCAGCTGA